DNA sequence from the Thermoleophilaceae bacterium genome:
CTCCAGATCACCTCCACCACGCTCACGCTCTACGGCGCTCGTCCGGGGATGCTCGCGCCGTTCATGACCAACCCCACGTCGTGCAAGCCGGCCACGACCAACCTCGACGCCGTCTCGTACGAGTCGCCGTCCAAGACGGCCACGGCCTCGAGCACGTTCACGCCCACCGCTTGCGACAAGCTGCCGTTCGCGCCGCAGCTCACCGCCTCGATGGGCGCGCCGGGTGCGACGGCGAGGAACTCGCACGTGCCGTTCGTGGCCACGATCACCCAGGCGGCTGGCGAGAGCGCGCAGCTGAGCGCGGCGGTCACGCTGCCGGCCTCGCTCTCCTCAGGCGTGAGCGCGGTGCCCACGCTCTGCACGGCGGATCAGCTCGCGGCGGCCGCATGTCCCGACGCTGCACGCCTCGGTACCGCCACGATCTCGAGCCCACTTCTGCCCGACGCGATCCAGGGACCCGTGTTCGCGGTGCTGCGCCCCGGGCAGCTGCCCGGAGTGGGCGTGGAGTTCGGGGGCGTGCTGCCGTTCGTGCTTAGCGGCAACTCCGGCCTCGCCGGCGGGCGGCTGCAGAACGTGTTCACCGGACTTCCCGACGTGCCGCTCATGAGCTTCTCGCTCGCCATCGACGGCGGGGCGCACGGGCTTCTGGTGGCCACGCGCGACCTCTGCACCGGCCCGGCCCCCACTGTGAGCGGCGCCTTCACCGGTCAGAGCGGAGCCACCTCCAGCGCCACGGCGCCGGTCACGGTCGTGGGCTGCGGACCGGCAGCCGCGAAGAGGCCTCGCGCGAAGATCGTGGCCCGCGGGCTCGGCGGCCGCCATGCGCGGCTGCAGATCACCGTGCTCAAGGGCGCCGCGAAGCTGCGCACCGTGTCCGTCACGCTGCCGAAGAGCATCGTCGTCGGCCACTCGCGCCGCGGCGTGAGCGCCGTGGGCGCCCGCTTCAAGCTGTCGAAGAAGAAGATCAGCCTCACCCGCAGGGGCCGCCTCACGCTCCGCCTCCCATCCCGCGGCGCCAGCCGCGTGACGGCCAAGCTGAGCGGCGGCGCGATCCACGCGAGCAAGGGCCTGAAGAAGAAGCTCCGCCACCACCGCACAGCGAAGCTGCGCATGACGGTGCGCACCTTCGACGTGCGCGGCAAGCACACAACACTGCACGTGAAGTTCACAGCGCACCGCTAGGTCGCAGGCGCAGGTCTATTGCCCCTATGCCCCATGCCCTATGCCCTATGCCCTGTAGTTCTTCGCTAAACTAATTAGCGATGCGAACGATTACACGGGTTGACTTGGCAGATCTTTCCCCCCGTCTTCGCCTCGCCATCACCCGCACCGCCCGCCGCCTGCGGCAGGAGGCGGACGCCGGGCTGTCGCCGTCGCTCACCGCGGCACTCGCCACGCTCGAGCGCCACGGCCCGCTCACGCCCAGCCGCCTCGCGGAGGTGGAGCGCATTCAGCGCCCCACGGTCACCCGCCTGGTCGCGACGCTCGAGGAGGACGGACTCGTCACGCGCGAGCCGGACCCCGACGACCGTCGCGTATCGCACATTCGCATCACCAAGGAGGGCAGGGCGCTCGTTAAGAAGCTTCGCTCGCGCAAGAACGCGTACCTCTCGCGCCGGCTGCGAAACCTGGACGACGAGGAGCTCGAGACGCTCGAGCGCGCCACCACGATCCTGGAGCGGATCCTGGAGGAACCCGAGTGAGAGCCGTGAGGCTCAAGCTCGGGAAACCGTTCGCCTCACTCGCGCTACCCAACTACCGGCGCTACTTCGCCGGTCAGGTGGTCTCGCTCAGCGGCAACTGGATGCAGACGGTTGGCGAGCTCTGGCTCGTGCTCTCGCTCACGAGCAACCCGCTCGCGGTGGGCGTGACCACGGCGCTTCAGTTCACGCCGATGCTGCTGTTCGGGGCCTGGGGCGGCGTGATCGCAGACAGGCTCGACAAGCGGCGGCTGCTCGTGTTCACGCAGGCGGCAATGGCGCTCCCCGCTCTCGCGCTCTGGCTGCTGGCGGCAAGGGGCGTGGTGCAGCCGTGGATGATCTTCGCGCTCGTGTTCGCCCGAGGCTCTGTGAACGCGATCGACAACCCCGCGCGCCAGGCCTTCCTCGTGGAGCTCGTGAGCTCGTCCCGGCTCGTGAACGCCGTGGGACTGAACAGCGCGCTCGTGCAGGTGGCTCGCGTGGCGGGTCCCGCACTCGCGGGCCTGACGATCGCCACCGTGGGCGTGGCCACCTGCTTCCTCATCAACGCGGCGTCGTTCGCCGCGATGATCGTCGCGCTGCGGCGCATGGATCCGGCGCAGCTGCACACCGACGAGCCGGCGCCGCGCAAGAGCGGACAGCTGGGATCCGCGCTGCGCTACGTGAGGGCCACGCCCGGCCTCCTGATCCCGCTGGCGCTGATGGCTGTGATCGGGACCTTCTCCTACAACTTCCAGACGCTCCTCCCGCTGCTCGCGAAGTTCACCTTCGACGGCCGCGCGAGCACCTATGCGGCTCTCACCACGTCGATGGGCATAGGCGCGGTGGTGGGCGCGCTCGCCGCCAGCACCCGTCGCGAGGTGGGCCCGAAGCTGCTGGTGGCCTCTGCGGTCGCATTCGGCGGCGGCCTTCTGCTGGCCGCCGCGGCGCCTTCGCTCGACACCGAGGCGGTATCGCTCGCGATCACGGGGGCGGCCAGCGTCACGTTCGCGTCCAGCGTCAACTCGAGCCTGCAGCTGCGCGTCCGGCCGAGCATGCGCGGGCGCGTGATGGCGCTCTACTCGGTGGTCCTGCTTGGCAGCACGCCGATCGGCGGCCCGCTGATGGGGTGGATCTCCGGCTCGGCGGGCCCTCGTGCCGGGCTGCTGCTGGGCGCGGCGGCCGCGATCGCGGGCGGCCTGGCGGCCCGGGCGGCGTTCGCTCGGATGCCGGACACGAACACCGGCGAGCACCGCGTTGCGGCAGTCACTCCGGGCAGGGCGCGAGGGGACACACCACGCGCACGAACGGCGGACCGCAGCCACAGGGGTTCGGAGGCGGTGGCGCTGGCGGGGAGACGTCCTTCACCTCAAGCGTTGCTCCGCTCGAGGACTTCGCGGCGAGGGTCTTGACCCCCGTGCTGCCGGCGTGCCGGCCCGCCCAGAAGCGCATGTGCGCTCGGCCCCTGTAGCGGCTTCCGCGCTTGGTCCTCATGGTGAGTTGCTTGCCGTCGGTGAACGTGGCCACCACCTTCGCCGCGTCCCGCCGGACGACGCCGCCCACGAAGGTTGCGCCGTCGTGCTGAAAGGCGACGAAGTCCAGGCTGCCCGGCGCGTCGCACGCCGCCAGGTTCGCTGAGCCCGACCGCAGGCGGAAGCAGAGCCGCTTCCCGCGGTCCCACGCGCTCAGGCTGAAGCCGTGGCCGCGCACCACCGTCACGTGGCGCTTCTGGGTCCGGGCGAGCGCCGG
Encoded proteins:
- a CDS encoding MarR family transcriptional regulator, translated to MADLSPRLRLAITRTARRLRQEADAGLSPSLTAALATLERHGPLTPSRLAEVERIQRPTVTRLVATLEEDGLVTREPDPDDRRVSHIRITKEGRALVKKLRSRKNAYLSRRLRNLDDEELETLERATTILERILEEPE
- a CDS encoding MFS transporter encodes the protein MRAVRLKLGKPFASLALPNYRRYFAGQVVSLSGNWMQTVGELWLVLSLTSNPLAVGVTTALQFTPMLLFGAWGGVIADRLDKRRLLVFTQAAMALPALALWLLAARGVVQPWMIFALVFARGSVNAIDNPARQAFLVELVSSSRLVNAVGLNSALVQVARVAGPALAGLTIATVGVATCFLINAASFAAMIVALRRMDPAQLHTDEPAPRKSGQLGSALRYVRATPGLLIPLALMAVIGTFSYNFQTLLPLLAKFTFDGRASTYAALTTSMGIGAVVGALAASTRREVGPKLLVASAVAFGGGLLLAAAAPSLDTEAVSLAITGAASVTFASSVNSSLQLRVRPSMRGRVMALYSVVLLGSTPIGGPLMGWISGSAGPRAGLLLGAAAAIAGGLAARAAFARMPDTNTGEHRVAAVTPGRARGDTPRARTADRSHRGSEAVALAGRRPSPQALLRSRTSRRGS